The Bacteroidota bacterium region AGAATACACAATACGTTTATTATAAATCATAAATACTCAACTACGCCAAAACAGGCTCTGCTTCTAATATTTCAGAATAAAAATCATTGTATGCATCTACATAAGTATCGGTATCATGAAAATCCAACACCGGCTTTCCGCATTTTTTCAAATACTTTTCTACTTCCGGATTTATTTTTTGACTACCTCTTACTACTCCATCAGCCCACTCAATAGCATGTTTGGTAACATTCAAGAATGATGGGGCTTCCAATGTTTTAACATCTTTCTTATCTACACCATCAAACAATACTTTTTTAGCATGGTCCTTATGTAGAGATGTTGTGAAATCATCGTCATATACCGAATAGATAATTTTTGTATCGGCAAACAACGGATTATCACGGAACGATTTTTTAATATACAACGGCACCAATCCAGTAAACCAACCGTGGCAATGGATAATGTCTGGAGACCATCCAAGCTTTTTAACGGTTTCAATCACCCCTCTGCAAAAAAAGATAGAACGTTCATCATTATCCGGAAAAGCAGCGCCTTTCTTGTCGGTTAGCGTAGCTTTACGCCCAAAATAATCATCATTATCTATGAAATAAACTTGCATTCGGGCGGCTTGTATAGAGGCTACTTTAATAATTAACGGATGATCCATGTCGTTTATTACTAAATTCATCCCGGATAAGCGAATTACTTCGTGTAATTGATTTCTTCGCTCATTTACCAAACCATATCTAGGCATAAATGCACGAATCTCTCGCCCTTTTTCCTGAATACCTTGAGGCAAATAACGAGAAATTGTTCCCATCGGGGTTGAATCCAAATACGGGGTAATTTCTTGCGATACAAATAAAACTCTAGCCTTTTTTTTCATGTATGATTTTTTTTTACTTAATTACAGTGTTAATTTGACAGAAAAGACAAAGGAATTGATTTGAGGTAAAATGTATTTTGGTGTAGATGTTTTTGTTCCCTATCATATCAGATAAATCCCTCAAAATTTTACACAAAGATAGTTATTTTTTCGGTGAAATTCAAGTTTATTAATGCCAATAGTATGCAATGCGCTGATAATGAATTAAATAGACGAAATGCAGGTTTTTGATAAAAAAATAGCCATTCAGGCCTATATTGAACAGCTTAAAAAAAGCGGCAACACGGTTGGCTTTGTCCCAACCATGGGTGCATTGCACAAGGGACACATATCTTTAATTGAAGCTGCTAAAAAAGAATGCGACATTGTAGTAAGCAGTATATTTGTAAACCCTACCCAATTTAACGACAAGAACGATTATACACGGTATCCAAGAACTGTTGATAATGATTTACGCATGTTGGAATTGGCCGGATGCTCTATCGTATTTACACCTACTGAACAAGAAATGTATCCGGAAAAAGATATTCGTTTTTTTGATTTAGCAGGACTAGACACCCGAATGGAAGGCGCTCACAGACCTGGACATTTTAACGGTGTAGCACAAATTGTAACAAAGCTTTTTGAAACTGTATTGCCCGACAAAGCTTTTTTTGGGGAAAAAGATTTTCAACAATTGGCGATTATCAAACATATTACAAAGCAAGCCAACTTACCAATTCAAATTATAGGCTGCCCAACACTGCGTGAAACGGACGGCTTGGCCATGAGCTCTCGAAACACATTGCTTACACAACAAGAGAGAGCACTTGCTCCAAAAATTTACCAAGTGCTTACTCAACTAAAAAAAGACATCAATACATTTACACTACAAGAATTATGCGCGAGAGCCTTGCAAGAATTAAGTGCAGAGCCTCTTTTTAGTCCGGAATATTTAGAGGTTGTTGATAGCGAAACACTACTACCTGTTTTTTCGAAAGAAAAAAACAAACGTGTGGTGGTTTGTACTGCAGTAAAACTAGGCAATGTACGCCTTATAGATAATATTATTTTATAACTCCGGTTATCACTTTTCCTGTACATCCATTTGGATAAGGGATGTTCAAAATATTGGAAAGTGTTGGTGCTATATCCGTAATATTTACAGCTTCATTTGTACTGCCTGATTTTATTGCTCCTCCGTACCAAATTAAAGGAACGTGTGTATCGTAATTATAAGCAGAACCATGTGTAGTACCGGTATGTTGGTATTCCGTCCATCCGGGATTAAACGTGATAATCATATCACCGGATCGTTGTGCATTAAATCCATTTTGAATTTTTTTTGTGATGCCATCCGTAAAACTGGTTGTAAGTATCGTTTTTGCAGTAATTACCGATGCTACACCATCCATTGAATAGGCAATAGATGCAATAGTTTCGTACACTTTTTCAATATCAATATTCTTGGCTTTTATTTTTGCATTATCTAAATACACTTGTTGATTTATGTATTCGAGTAATAATGTATCGCCAAACTTTTGTAGCAGTGCAGATGTAACTTGTTTCGCAAAAGCCTTGTCATCGAAGTATCCTGCAGGTATCTTGTTGTCGATTAGATAAGCAGGAACATCAACAGCACCGTGATCGGCTGTTAAAAAAATAAGTGCGTTTTGTTTACCTACCCACATATCAATAAATTTCAAAAACTCTGCAATGTCTCTATCTAAGCGTAAATAACAGTCTTCCAACTCAATAGATTGTGGACCAAAAGTATGGCCAATATAATCGGTAGAAGAGAAACTAAGTGTTAAAAAATCTGTATTGGTCGATTTACCAAGCTGTTCTGCTTTAATAGCTTCTATCGCAAAATCCTTTGTGAGTGAATTTCCAAATGGTGTAGTGCGAATAATTTTAACCCCCTTGTCTTTATAAAGCGCTGGTAAATCATATGGGAACACCGGTTTCACGCCCGACTTTAAAGAACCTTCGTACAAATTATCATCGGCTGCGCTCTCCGTGTATTGCTCAATTGGCAATAACGTTGTCCACGGCTTGTTTAGATACTTTTCATATACTTTATTCTCATTAAAGGTTTGTGTCCATTTTGGCAACTCGCTTCGGTAGTAAGAGCTGGTAATCCAATTGCCTGCATCCAAATCAAACCAGTAGGCGGCATCTGCCATGTGCCCCGCTGGCATTATTGCACCTCTATCTTTAAGTGCAATACCAATTACCTTCGATTTCTTGTTGGTATGTAATTTAAGTTGGTCGCAAACGCTTGTAGAGAGCATGTTTCGTGGCGACATCTGTCCTGCTTTGGTAGTGCTGCCAACCGTTGATTGAGATTTATCTTCTGCGCAATAAATAGTTGTTCCTGTTTTGCGGTTATACCAATCGTTAGCAATAATACCATGAATTAAAGGTGTTGTACCGGTAAAAATTGATGCATGCCCAGGACCTGTGTAAGTTGGAACATAATTGTAATTGGTATTCTTACAAAAAAAACCTTCGTTTACCAAACGCCTAAATCCGCCTTGCTGGTATTTATCCCAAAAGCGATAGATGTAATCGTAACGCATTTGATCTACTACAATGCCAACAACCAATTTCGGTGCAGTATTCTTTGTAGGTTGAACGGGTTGTTTTTGCTGAGCGAAAATGGTTAGTGTACATAATACACTAAAGAGTAAACCTGATTTTTTCATATCGAAAAACACACCCCTTTCCCGATAGCTATCGGGACCCTTCTCAAGAGGGGAAAACACGCACAAGGACTTTTTATTATTTTTCATACATCTATATTTTAACAAAAAAGCCCCGCAAGTGCGAGGCTTTTTTTTATTCACTTATTTTTTATTCAATAATTAGTTTTTGAGTTGCCTGTATGTTTCCATTATCTACTTTAACAACATATACCCCTTTGGATGCATTAGACAAATCAATTGCTTGAGTCATATTAGTCGATTTGTCAATCTGAGTACTCCAAATAATTCTACCGGAAATATCAGAAACGCTTATCTGCATATTCTCCTTTATACCCAATGCAACAAATGTAAACTTACCATCTTGAGATGGATTTGGATACAACATAAAATCAACTGCATTTTCTTGCTCTACTATGCTGTTCCATGTATTACATGGTAAAGAGGGAGAAGAAATTTTTGTCATCGTATAAAAATCAATATAACAAGCAAAATGAACACTATCAATAAATGGATTTCTATTTCCTTGCAATGAATCTAAATAATCATTTCTTGAAATTTCCCAAGAATCTGGTAAATCTTGGTAGTGCCACTTTTTCAACACATCTTGATTTTGACCATAAGGAATTGTACCGCTTATTGGATTTGGGAACTTCCAGTTATTGCCACTTACACCGTTGTAGCAAACAGCCATATACATCAACGCTCTTGCAGCATCACCTTTGTGGGAGTCTTTTGGTTCAAAAACTTTTTTTCCATAAACATCAAACCCAAGCTTACAGCCTTTAAAGGTAGAAAGCGGAGTTCCAACAACCTCCCCTAAAGGATAGTTTAGCCGTATTTGATTTGCATTGGTAAATTCTGTAGGAAACAAGTGATGTTGGTCGTTGTATTCAGGAAGCTCTACCGGTTGATCTGCCGGGTTAGTAGGCATCCAGTTGTGGCAATACGTATGTTCACGGCTATAATCAGAGGTTGTCCAACTAAACGGTGGAGTATAAACATACACATCTCCGCTATACACACAAGTAACATATTTTTGACCATTTGCAGTATCCTGCGCTTCAAAATTATTTAATATTGTTGGTGCATAATTACCATAAAAATAAGAAGTGTGTGGGTTGATCACAGAACTTAATGTTGTAAGGAAATTCGCATTTGAAACAGATACCCCATTGTAATAATTTGCATTTACCATTGTCTTAGCAACGGAAGTGGTAGCATTTTGAAGCGGAGAGGCACTGTACTTGGTATAAGAACTTCCTCCATTAAAGGCATAAACTGCAAAGTGATAATTTGTGTTTGCAAGTGTATTCTTTAAATAAAATGCGGAATCTAAACCTACGTAACACACTTTAGATACTCCTACATTATCCCCTACTCCATAATTAGCACCGTCTGTAGGAACATCAGTAACAGCAGAACCTTTTTTCACTAAAACTATATACCCTGCATCAGGCTTTGGATTTGAGTGATTAAACTTTGCTTTTATTCTGTATGACTTATTATCTACTACCGTAAAAGCTGCAGGAGATGTTGGTTGTGATGCGAAATTACCACCAATACCATACAAATAAACAACATAGCTACTTTCATCAGCATCGTTATTTGAAATAGTTAATGTTGCCAATCGTGTACCGGAAACAGGAGGAGTAAAATCAATATTTATTGTTCCTGTTGATAATGCTGTAACAGCAGATGGTGCGCTTGTAATAGTAAAATCACTCTGATTAGTTCCGCTAATAGCTGTGGAGGAAATAGACAAAGTAGTAGCTGTTCCCAAATTTTCTACTAGTAATGCATGCGGCATTGTCATACCCACCATTCCCGGCAAATAAATAGTTGAGCCATTGGCTACTTTTAAGTTGTTGTATTTTACATTTATTTCTTGCGCTGGTGTAGCAGGCGCAATTGCTAAATTAATGTCATCTATTCCTATATTATGTCCAGAAACTTTATTAACAAAAATAAAACGGATATATCTACTTGCGCTATTAGGATTGTCTGTATAAAGCGTATATGCACTTGTTGATGGGGCAGTATGCGAACGAAGCACTGTCCAACTTGTACCATTTACGGATTCCTCTACATTAAAAGTTCCTTGAAAAGCACCACTCGTATTGTTTCCTTTTAATTGGTAGGTAAGTGCACCGGGAGCATCTGAAAAATAAACCTGTAAATACTCCCCTGTATTATCGAACTTAGCCGCAAATGGCGCTGACGGAACACTTTGTGTATAAGGATTGTTAGCAACAACACCTTGCTCAGACCAACCTGTAGGTAATGTGAAGTTTGTAAAATTCCACGAAGTTGGCAAGGTGGTTTGTGCTATTACTGCCATTGCTGAGCAACCGAACAATAAAATACTTTTTATCTTTTTTATCATAATCTATTTCTATATACTTTCTGCTAATTACTTGATCCTATTTTAGTAGGTAATTTTCAATCCAATGTTAAATCTTCTGCCTTGTCCCATAAACACTTGGGCTGTGTAAGCATTAAACCCTAAACCATTTTGCGCATCGGATATAAATTCTGTATTCAACACATTAAATACTCCTCCATTTAAATCAAACTTTAATTTCCAATATTTAAACCCGTATCCAAAGTTAACATCTACCAAGCCATACGCAGGCATTTGCCATGACTCACGATTTGCATTACCACTTTGAACGGTAAGTGTTGTTGGGTCGAAATTAGAAAAATTTTTATCGAAGTAGGTGTATTTAGCTTTAATGTATAGAGCTTTAATAGGCTCGTAACGTACGCTACCTGCATACTGAATTTGAGCTGCATCACCTACATGTACTCCCTTTGCTTTAAACTCAACAGAATCAACAATTATATTATTATCGTCTGACACGAAAACTTTTTTCTCGGTGTCTGTAATCCAATCGCCTATAGATATGGCTCCTTCAACATCAATTTTACTTGTTATTTTATAAATTCCATCCAACTCCAATCCCTTATGTATAGCAGTTAAGCCATTTATATTATAAGAAAAAGTACCATCAGGAGTAGATACAGTAGGAGTGTTTTGTTGGGGCTTATTTTCCCAATGAGTCATGTATGCATTAAAGTTAATTGAAACTTTTTGGTGTCTATAACCATAACCAAATTCTAACGCTTTTACTTTTTGGTTTTCAACATCCAAGAATAATTTATTGTTATTGTCAAACACATTGTTAAAACGTGGAGCCATTTCTAAGTACCCAATATTAGCAAATACGTTGTGATGATCGTTTATGTTGTAATTGCTTCCTCCTTTTATCGTATAACCTAAATACCAAACCCTGTCTGTAGTTGCAGCTCGAGCTTCTGCAGAATGATTATAATAAACCTTGTCTTTATAAACAATACTATCATTAGCACCTAACACTTCCTTAAAGGTGGTATCTGATAATACCAAATCTTTTTTCTTAAAATAATCTATACGTTGGTATCCTGTTTGTGAGCCAGTAAGTGTTAAAAAAGCACTCCATTTGTTTTTTGTATATTCTAGCTGAACAAATGTACCACCCCAAATAACTATACCATCGTTATGATAAGTAATTTTATCTCCCTTTCTTTTCATTGCAGCTTCTAAATCGGTTGGTTTTTGATTTTTATTGCTATTGTCTCTGTAATAATCGCCACCTAATAAATCATAAACTTCTTGGTAGTGCATGCCTCGGTAATAACGAGCATCAAGCCCTCCGGTAAAAGTAAAAGCCGTATCAATGGTCCATATTGCAGTAGAAAGTAAACCTATCCAGTAATGGTTGTTTATAGAGCTTCTAATTATGCGCGATGATTTATTTTCTGTGGTACTATACAATGCATCAATCGCAGTAGAATTTTGGTCATATACTTTTTGCATATCCCAAGCACCGGTATTACTATCACGTGGTGCTCCAGATGTTGTATTATAGCCTGTTCCACCACCTTTACCAACTGACAAATAAGCAATATTTGATAAATACAACTTAGGAGTTACATTCCAAGAATGCGAAAGATTGAATTGGGGTTTATGGAAATAATTCATTCGTTCGCTTACATATTCTCCATTTACAATTCCCCAATTAGGGTTAAATGTAGCACCTCTATTGCCTTGTGTAGGAGTTGTATATTTATTTGAATCGAATCTGTAAACAGAATCTATTTGAGCATCGGTCATGCCGGCTTTCTTAGCATATTCTTTACTTAGTATCGGAATTGGCATTTTAAAAGAACGCTGTCCGTGGCTCTGCGGAGCACCTATGGCACTAGCACTTAACAAATGATTCCCTAATCTTTTTTGAATTTTTATGAAATAAGACCATTGATCATTCCATGTTTGATCTGCCCATCCATCACCTGTAGTTCTTGCTCCTGCTGCAGTAATTCCCCAACCACCTTTAAGTAAGCCTGAATTAAAAGAAAGGGATGTTTTCAGCATCTTATTATTCCCAACTTCTTGTTTTAAAATAATTGCTCTTTTTTGGTCAATACCCCTAGTCATTACATTGATGGTACCACCAACAGAAGCTACTGCTAATTTAGATGCTCCTAAACCTCTTTGTACTTGCATGTTTTGCGTTACATCGGAAAGTCCTGCCCAATTGGACCAATACACCCAACCGTTTTCCATATCATTAACCGGAACACCATCAATCATAACAGCTACGTTTCGTTGGTCAAACCCTCGAATAGTAATACGCGCATCGCCTGCACCTCCACCCTGCTCTGTAGCATAAGCTCCGGGGGTTGAATTTAGCACCATAGGTAAATCTCTATTACCAAGTTCCTCTTGAATTTTTTGTGCAGATACGTTAGAAAACGCAACGGGAGTTTCGCGCATTTTTGCCACATCGGCTACAACCTCTAACTCTTTGGTAGTATATACTTGTGGTTGAAGTGAAAAGTTAAACGTTAAGGGCTTATCTGAGATTTTAATTTTTTGCTTTATTGGATTATATCCAATAGAAGTGATAGTAAGTGTGTATTCGCCTTTGTCTAATTTTAGAGAATAATTTCCGTTGATATCGGTAATGGTGCCCTTTCCATCGGCAACGGTAACATTGGCTCCGATGATGGTTTCACCGGTTTCAGGATCTTTGATAGTTCCTTTAACTTCTCCTTTACCTTCATTACCCTCCTGTGCAGGAAGGGTAATGAAGCAAAGAATTGTAAAAATTGTAAGGAATAAAAATCGTACTTGAATAGCTGCTTTATTCATGGGTTATAAAAGTTAAGTAGCTAGTTGTGTAGCACTATTGCTTAGCTACTTTCACTAACTTGTTATTTACTGAACTATCTGCAAATTTTACATTTACAAAATAAAGTCCTTTAGGTAAATTAGAGTTTAATTCTACTTGAACTTTAGATGAATTATCTGCAACAGAAACAACATTAACTAAACTTCCTAAAGCATCGTATACTTCAATTGACTTAATGTCAGAAGATGCAACGATATTAACTTTTGAGGCAGTAGGGTTAGGATATACAGATACTTTTGCAGTAGATGTAATTTCGCTAAGACCTGTGTTACCACAGCTACAAACGTGGCCTTTTAATTGAGACCAAGTATCTCTTGGAAGAGTGTCCCATTGTGCAAATGCATTAAATGCAGTAGGATTAGTAGTTACACCTGTTGTAACCGAAGACTTTCTGATCATAGTTTGATCTTTAGTTAAATAAGCACCAGTTCCTGTGTTATAAGGAAAAACATCATCCCAACCTCCACCAGTAGGTTGTTCTCCTATTTTACCAACAATATCAATAATTTTGTACGGAGAAATTTTCACCAACAACATAGCATCATCGCCATTAAAATACAACGGATCTGGGTATGCATTTCCTAATTTATCTGCTAATGCTTGCAAAATTGGGCTGCATGCCGGAGAACTAGTTTGGCTAGTAGTTTGACCATTGGCTGCTACATAAACACTATGAGCACCAAGAGTTCCAGATAAATCTAAACTATCAGCACCAACAGATTGTCCATTTGAATATCTTACAATTCTATAATTGGCCATATTTACCGAACCTGAAGTCGGATTATATATTTCCATTGCCTTGCTATTCCCAGAACCTTCTACATATTCCGAAAAAAATAATTCATCACATTGAGCAAAAGCTGCAGTGCTCAATCCTGCTAATACTACTAAAGAAAGTAATTTACGCTTCATAGTTGTTTTTTTTAAGTTTTTAATTTTTTGTAAAGCGTGGCAAAGATAGCTTATAAAAGCAACATAAAACAAGTAGTA contains the following coding sequences:
- a CDS encoding alkaline phosphatase family protein, whose amino-acid sequence is MKKSGLLFSVLCTLTIFAQQKQPVQPTKNTAPKLVVGIVVDQMRYDYIYRFWDKYQQGGFRRLVNEGFFCKNTNYNYVPTYTGPGHASIFTGTTPLIHGIIANDWYNRKTGTTIYCAEDKSQSTVGSTTKAGQMSPRNMLSTSVCDQLKLHTNKKSKVIGIALKDRGAIMPAGHMADAAYWFDLDAGNWITSSYYRSELPKWTQTFNENKVYEKYLNKPWTTLLPIEQYTESAADDNLYEGSLKSGVKPVFPYDLPALYKDKGVKIIRTTPFGNSLTKDFAIEAIKAEQLGKSTNTDFLTLSFSSTDYIGHTFGPQSIELEDCYLRLDRDIAEFLKFIDMWVGKQNALIFLTADHGAVDVPAYLIDNKIPAGYFDDKAFAKQVTSALLQKFGDTLLLEYINQQVYLDNAKIKAKNIDIEKVYETIASIAYSMDGVASVITAKTILTTSFTDGITKKIQNGFNAQRSGDMIITFNPGWTEYQHTGTTHGSAYNYDTHVPLIWYGGAIKSGSTNEAVNITDIAPTLSNILNIPYPNGCTGKVITGVIK
- a CDS encoding pantoate--beta-alanine ligase; its protein translation is MQVFDKKIAIQAYIEQLKKSGNTVGFVPTMGALHKGHISLIEAAKKECDIVVSSIFVNPTQFNDKNDYTRYPRTVDNDLRMLELAGCSIVFTPTEQEMYPEKDIRFFDLAGLDTRMEGAHRPGHFNGVAQIVTKLFETVLPDKAFFGEKDFQQLAIIKHITKQANLPIQIIGCPTLRETDGLAMSSRNTLLTQQERALAPKIYQVLTQLKKDINTFTLQELCARALQELSAEPLFSPEYLEVVDSETLLPVFSKEKNKRVVVCTAVKLGNVRLIDNIIL
- a CDS encoding endonuclease; amino-acid sequence: MIKKIKSILLFGCSAMAVIAQTTLPTSWNFTNFTLPTGWSEQGVVANNPYTQSVPSAPFAAKFDNTGEYLQVYFSDAPGALTYQLKGNNTSGAFQGTFNVEESVNGTSWTVLRSHTAPSTSAYTLYTDNPNSASRYIRFIFVNKVSGHNIGIDDINLAIAPATPAQEINVKYNNLKVANGSTIYLPGMVGMTMPHALLVENLGTATTLSISSTAISGTNQSDFTITSAPSAVTALSTGTINIDFTPPVSGTRLATLTISNNDADESSYVVYLYGIGGNFASQPTSPAAFTVVDNKSYRIKAKFNHSNPKPDAGYIVLVKKGSAVTDVPTDGANYGVGDNVGVSKVCYVGLDSAFYLKNTLANTNYHFAVYAFNGGSSYTKYSASPLQNATTSVAKTMVNANYYNGVSVSNANFLTTLSSVINPHTSYFYGNYAPTILNNFEAQDTANGQKYVTCVYSGDVYVYTPPFSWTTSDYSREHTYCHNWMPTNPADQPVELPEYNDQHHLFPTEFTNANQIRLNYPLGEVVGTPLSTFKGCKLGFDVYGKKVFEPKDSHKGDAARALMYMAVCYNGVSGNNWKFPNPISGTIPYGQNQDVLKKWHYQDLPDSWEISRNDYLDSLQGNRNPFIDSVHFACYIDFYTMTKISSPSLPCNTWNSIVEQENAVDFMLYPNPSQDGKFTFVALGIKENMQISVSDISGRIIWSTQIDKSTNMTQAIDLSNASKGVYVVKVDNGNIQATQKLIIE
- a CDS encoding glycogen/starch synthase — protein: MKKKARVLFVSQEITPYLDSTPMGTISRYLPQGIQEKGREIRAFMPRYGLVNERRNQLHEVIRLSGMNLVINDMDHPLIIKVASIQAARMQVYFIDNDDYFGRKATLTDKKGAAFPDNDERSIFFCRGVIETVKKLGWSPDIIHCHGWFTGLVPLYIKKSFRDNPLFADTKIIYSVYDDDFTTSLHKDHAKKVLFDGVDKKDVKTLEAPSFLNVTKHAIEWADGVVRGSQKINPEVEKYLKKCGKPVLDFHDTDTYVDAYNDFYSEILEAEPVLA
- a CDS encoding lamin tail domain-containing protein, yielding MKRKLLSLVVLAGLSTAAFAQCDELFFSEYVEGSGNSKAMEIYNPTSGSVNMANYRIVRYSNGQSVGADSLDLSGTLGAHSVYVAANGQTTSQTSSPACSPILQALADKLGNAYPDPLYFNGDDAMLLVKISPYKIIDIVGKIGEQPTGGGWDDVFPYNTGTGAYLTKDQTMIRKSSVTTGVTTNPTAFNAFAQWDTLPRDTWSQLKGHVCSCGNTGLSEITSTAKVSVYPNPTASKVNIVASSDIKSIEVYDALGSLVNVVSVADNSSKVQVELNSNLPKGLYFVNVKFADSSVNNKLVKVAKQ
- a CDS encoding TonB-dependent receptor, which gives rise to MNKAAIQVRFLFLTIFTILCFITLPAQEGNEGKGEVKGTIKDPETGETIIGANVTVADGKGTITDINGNYSLKLDKGEYTLTITSIGYNPIKQKIKISDKPLTFNFSLQPQVYTTKELEVVADVAKMRETPVAFSNVSAQKIQEELGNRDLPMVLNSTPGAYATEQGGGAGDARITIRGFDQRNVAVMIDGVPVNDMENGWVYWSNWAGLSDVTQNMQVQRGLGASKLAVASVGGTINVMTRGIDQKRAIILKQEVGNNKMLKTSLSFNSGLLKGGWGITAAGARTTGDGWADQTWNDQWSYFIKIQKRLGNHLLSASAIGAPQSHGQRSFKMPIPILSKEYAKKAGMTDAQIDSVYRFDSNKYTTPTQGNRGATFNPNWGIVNGEYVSERMNYFHKPQFNLSHSWNVTPKLYLSNIAYLSVGKGGGTGYNTTSGAPRDSNTGAWDMQKVYDQNSTAIDALYSTTENKSSRIIRSSINNHYWIGLLSTAIWTIDTAFTFTGGLDARYYRGMHYQEVYDLLGGDYYRDNSNKNQKPTDLEAAMKRKGDKITYHNDGIVIWGGTFVQLEYTKNKWSAFLTLTGSQTGYQRIDYFKKKDLVLSDTTFKEVLGANDSIVYKDKVYYNHSAEARAATTDRVWYLGYTIKGGSNYNINDHHNVFANIGYLEMAPRFNNVFDNNNKLFLDVENQKVKALEFGYGYRHQKVSINFNAYMTHWENKPQQNTPTVSTPDGTFSYNINGLTAIHKGLELDGIYKITSKIDVEGAISIGDWITDTEKKVFVSDDNNIIVDSVEFKAKGVHVGDAAQIQYAGSVRYEPIKALYIKAKYTYFDKNFSNFDPTTLTVQSGNANRESWQMPAYGLVDVNFGYGFKYWKLKFDLNGGVFNVLNTEFISDAQNGLGFNAYTAQVFMGQGRRFNIGLKITY